A DNA window from Sylvia atricapilla isolate bSylAtr1 chromosome 6, bSylAtr1.pri, whole genome shotgun sequence contains the following coding sequences:
- the FAM181A gene encoding protein FAM181A, producing the protein MASDSEVKTLLNFVNLASSDIKAALDKSAPCRRSVDHRKYLQKQLKRFSQKYSRIPRCQPSKAPECGWRRGAEERARGPQPEAPEPGPHGGAAADKVMQAAEAEESLTGEGVLQEQKPEPARPDQVPMRKRQLPASFWEEPRPAQSLTARAFPASPEGLQAPRDPPPYEGKKSKRSPDPAGPESPPDTAPHAGEKDPAGALSGRVGAWTCCPFPCPGPGVFQPPGAMTPPPFPGLGLWRKSAAALPAEVPHFGKEADGPGQKLYRPMVLKPIPTKPAIPPPIFNVFGYL; encoded by the coding sequence ATGGCATCGGACAGCGAGGTAAAAACTCTGCTGAACTTCGTTAACCTGGCTTCGAGCGACATCAAAGCGGCTCTGGATAAATCGGCTCCTTGTCGCCGATCAGTTGACCACAGAAAATACTTGCAGAAGCAGCTCAAGCGGTTTTCTCAGAAGTACTCGCGGATCCCACGGTGTCAGCCCAGCAAAGCCCCCGAGTGCGGCTGGCGCCGCGGGGCAGAGGAGCGGGCCCGCGGCCCGCAGCCCGAGGCGCCTGAGCCCGGCCCGCACGGCGGGGCTGCGGCCGACAAGGTGATGCAGGCGGCCGAGGCAGAGGAGAGCCTCACCGGGGAAGGGGTTTTGCAGGAACAAAAACCAGAGCCTGCCCGACCGGACCAGGTGCCCATGAGGAAGCGACAGCTCCCCGCGTCCTTCTGGGAGGAACCGCGGCCGGCCCAGAGCCTGACGGCCAGAGCCTTTCCTGCCAGCCCCGAGGGGCTCCAAGCCCCCAGAGACCCTCCTCCCTatgaggggaagaaaagcaaaaggagcCCGGACCCTGCTGGCCCGGAGAGCCCCCCGGACACCGCCCCACATGCCGGGGAGAAGGACCCCGCCGGGGCCCTCTCGGGCCGAGTGGGTGCTTGGAcctgctgccccttcccctgccccgGGCCAGGCGTGTTCCAGCCCCCGGGAGCGATGACCCCGCCGCCCTTCCCGGGGCTCGGGCTGTGGAGGAAGAGCGCGGCCGCGCTGCCGGCGGAGGTGCCGCACTTCGGCAAGGAGGCCGACGGCCCGGGGCAGAAACTCTACAGGCCCATGGTTCTGAAACCCATCCCCACCAAGCCCGCCATCCCTCCACCCATCTTCAACGTTTTCGGCTATCTTTAG